The following proteins are encoded in a genomic region of Phycisphaera sp.:
- a CDS encoding relaxase/mobilization nuclease domain-containing protein: MINVVTEHGSSFKGLMAYLLHDVGSRDSSERVAFTHTHNLATDDAEQAWKVMVATAKSQADLKASAGIKNTGRRSHKTVTHYVLSWHPSEYETLTREEMINAATQSLRYLGVDEGERIGKKVTAKRTQRGDEHQAIFVAHDEGPGKPKHIHVALNRVHPEHGVMLPDTKDYEKLSAWSLDFRRAQGKEHLCPERVKNAAKRAQGVLTSHVRKPRNVYEQEQAIEAAQDPKHKTELEMLAKKTKEIRAKEAMIRTRNAEGLRTLEMKHIAAMTSERDRAARVIRAKRSEIRAAYATKIDALTEKQRGERDAFFEGYRTAAGHARNAWQAFQTKEWMRDIRTKPLHSIKHAFTLAYDAGLQLNDIEHFHRREIAVLRGQRRAEEREAGREVRQSQKARMATLRQDYTRDRLGFLLERQMDRAKLRAEWRQLEKDRQRTVSRGGRTWAASPQGSKEGVSDEVLEKARLMREAREQRRRDRGRGLER, from the coding sequence ATGATTAACGTTGTGACCGAACACGGATCGAGCTTCAAGGGCCTCATGGCCTATCTGTTGCATGACGTTGGTTCGCGCGATTCGTCCGAGCGCGTGGCCTTCACGCACACGCACAACCTGGCGACTGATGACGCGGAGCAGGCCTGGAAGGTGATGGTCGCGACGGCCAAGAGCCAGGCCGATCTGAAGGCCTCCGCCGGTATCAAGAACACCGGCCGCCGCTCCCACAAGACTGTCACGCACTACGTGCTGTCATGGCACCCGAGCGAGTACGAGACGCTCACCCGTGAAGAGATGATCAACGCCGCGACCCAGTCTTTGCGCTACCTCGGGGTCGATGAGGGCGAGCGGATCGGCAAGAAGGTGACCGCCAAGCGGACCCAGCGCGGCGACGAGCACCAGGCGATCTTCGTGGCCCACGACGAGGGGCCGGGCAAGCCGAAGCACATCCACGTCGCACTCAATCGTGTGCATCCAGAGCATGGGGTCATGCTGCCGGACACGAAGGACTACGAGAAGCTGAGTGCATGGAGTTTGGACTTCAGGCGAGCCCAGGGCAAGGAGCACCTGTGCCCCGAGCGTGTGAAGAACGCGGCGAAGCGGGCCCAGGGCGTGCTGACGTCTCATGTACGCAAGCCACGGAACGTGTACGAACAGGAGCAGGCGATCGAGGCCGCCCAAGATCCGAAGCACAAGACCGAGCTCGAGATGTTGGCCAAGAAGACCAAGGAGATCCGCGCCAAGGAAGCGATGATCAGAACCAGGAACGCCGAAGGCCTCCGCACGCTCGAGATGAAGCATATCGCGGCCATGACATCCGAACGCGATCGGGCGGCGAGGGTCATCAGGGCCAAGCGGTCTGAGATCCGTGCAGCCTACGCGACCAAGATCGACGCTCTGACCGAGAAGCAACGCGGTGAACGCGACGCGTTCTTCGAGGGCTACCGCACCGCCGCCGGCCACGCTCGCAACGCGTGGCAGGCATTCCAGACCAAGGAGTGGATGCGGGACATCCGGACCAAGCCCCTCCACTCCATCAAGCACGCCTTCACGCTGGCCTACGACGCGGGCTTGCAGCTCAACGACATCGAACACTTCCACAGGCGGGAGATTGCGGTACTCCGCGGTCAACGCAGAGCCGAGGAGCGCGAAGCGGGCCGAGAGGTTCGACAATCGCAGAAGGCCAGGATGGCCACGCTGCGGCAGGACTACACGCGGGACCGCCTGGGCTTCTTGCTCGAGCGGCAGATGGACCGGGCCAAGCTGCGGGCCGAGTGGCGGCAGCTCGAGAAAGACCGGCAGCGGACCGTGAGCCGTGGCGGACGCACGTGGGCCGCGTCACCCCAGGGTTCCAAAGAGGGTGTTTCGGATGAAGTCCTCGAGAAGGCCAGGCTAATGCGTGAGGCCCGTGAGCAACGCCGGCGTGATCGAGGCCGAGGGCTCGAGCGGTAG
- a CDS encoding helix-turn-helix domain-containing protein has product MSRRTFVQDFGDRVRAVRTERDLSQEELARRSGLHRTAISFIERAERSATLETVEKLARALRVEPADLMPPLRR; this is encoded by the coding sequence GTGAGCCGACGAACCTTCGTGCAAGATTTCGGTGATCGGGTCCGTGCCGTTCGGACCGAGCGCGATCTCTCCCAGGAAGAGCTCGCCCGCCGGTCGGGCTTGCACCGGACGGCGATCTCGTTCATCGAGCGGGCCGAGCGCTCGGCCACCCTAGAGACGGTCGAGAAGCTCGCACGAGCCCTCCGTGTCGAGCCTGCGGATCTGATGCCTCCCCTGCGGCGCTGA
- a CDS encoding zincin-like metallopeptidase domain-containing protein — protein MALDVYTAVTGRIIELLDRGTVPWRHPIRGAGGEQSLPTSLASQRAYRGINVFLLAVTAWLEGYESPYWLTYVQARKMGGHVRKGEKGSLVILWKQYATQDKETGEDITVPVLRHYTVFNAEQCEGIEVPSPATAEDQDEKAEFTPIEAAAAIVEHYEGGPRIEHKGSRALYQPKADLVRIADPDRFVDPESYYATLFHELVHSTGHSSRLDRGLDENLSPFGSADYSKEELVAEMGAAFLAAASGIGQATIDQSAAYIDGWRKKLSSDTKLVVQAAGAAQKAADWVLGDRPSHP, from the coding sequence ATGGCGTTGGATGTGTACACGGCGGTGACCGGCCGCATCATCGAGTTGCTCGACCGGGGCACCGTGCCCTGGCGACACCCGATCCGGGGCGCTGGGGGCGAACAATCGCTTCCGACGAGCCTCGCGTCGCAGCGGGCGTATCGCGGCATCAACGTCTTCCTGCTGGCCGTCACGGCCTGGCTGGAGGGCTACGAGTCGCCGTACTGGCTGACATACGTGCAGGCCAGGAAGATGGGCGGGCACGTACGCAAGGGCGAGAAGGGCTCGCTGGTGATCCTCTGGAAGCAGTACGCGACCCAGGACAAGGAAACCGGCGAGGACATCACCGTGCCGGTGCTGCGCCACTACACCGTCTTCAACGCCGAGCAGTGCGAGGGGATCGAGGTCCCGTCGCCGGCGACGGCCGAAGATCAGGACGAGAAGGCGGAGTTCACGCCCATCGAGGCCGCCGCGGCGATCGTCGAGCACTACGAGGGTGGGCCACGCATCGAGCACAAAGGATCTCGCGCGCTCTACCAGCCCAAGGCGGACCTGGTGCGCATCGCCGATCCCGATCGGTTCGTCGATCCAGAGTCCTACTACGCGACGCTCTTCCACGAGCTGGTCCACTCGACCGGGCACAGCTCACGGCTGGACCGGGGCCTGGACGAGAACCTCTCACCGTTCGGCTCGGCGGATTACTCCAAGGAGGAGCTGGTCGCCGAGATGGGGGCGGCGTTCCTGGCGGCGGCTTCGGGCATCGGACAAGCCACGATCGATCAATCTGCGGCCTACATCGACGGCTGGCGGAAGAAGCTGAGCAGCGATACCAAGCTGGTGGTCCAGGCCGCCGGTGCGGCGCAGAAGGCCGCCGATTGGGTGCTCGGGGACAGACCATCTCACCCCTAG
- a CDS encoding fructose-bisphosphatase class II codes for MDNTTTPSPSNKDTHRGLRFGALELIRCTEQTAVLMSDAEGRGVHRDEIGKYATMSMAGYLRQSTYRARFGLFDEIYDREDEAKGSTPSVQILRALERVGDGYREASGPDRDGDLDLDFCCAPIDGRHALSMGHTGGTVSAIGFAAHRADNPIFAPPRQRLNIKRGRGQPAHADRSPPWLILAGSAESALHLGGVEAIQDFLRKLAGRQQGDLVEDFVSNVFDTPGSRGPSDARLPIRIERSLAVLDQPRFLLTWDRRSTPSCKKRVFTGSSLAINLAAMFDTRGFDCALSITRHLHAVQASIAARALGGFVVAVPLCRAEEPSGPAGNVPLCIESDDIWTHTKFVRSTDAALVVSGISENVVLSPVRIRGDQARVNTLSLSARTKSMRKLDHRITLSGPSATRFACFDEGVFDSLKRGDPLPEAEWDSADEWRKRFDKMLNRHHLR; via the coding sequence ATGGACAACACCACCACACCATCGCCGAGTAACAAGGACACCCATCGAGGCCTCCGATTTGGCGCGCTCGAACTCATCCGATGCACGGAGCAGACCGCTGTGCTGATGTCCGACGCAGAAGGTCGCGGCGTCCACCGGGACGAAATCGGCAAGTATGCGACCATGTCCATGGCCGGCTACCTCCGCCAGTCGACCTACAGAGCCCGGTTCGGTCTCTTCGACGAGATCTACGACCGCGAAGATGAGGCCAAGGGATCAACCCCATCGGTCCAGATCCTGAGGGCACTCGAGAGGGTCGGTGACGGCTACCGCGAAGCCTCCGGTCCTGACCGGGATGGTGATCTCGATCTTGACTTCTGCTGCGCACCGATCGATGGAAGGCACGCCCTGTCCATGGGCCATACCGGGGGCACGGTGTCGGCTATTGGCTTCGCCGCCCACCGCGCCGATAATCCGATCTTTGCTCCGCCACGGCAGCGTCTGAATATCAAGCGAGGGCGCGGCCAGCCGGCACACGCTGATCGAAGCCCGCCATGGCTCATCCTCGCGGGATCCGCCGAGTCGGCACTGCACCTTGGCGGAGTAGAGGCCATCCAGGACTTCCTCCGAAAGCTCGCCGGTCGGCAGCAAGGCGACCTTGTCGAGGATTTTGTCTCCAACGTCTTTGATACGCCTGGCTCTCGTGGGCCTTCCGACGCCAGGCTGCCCATCCGCATCGAGCGATCGCTCGCGGTGCTGGATCAGCCGCGGTTCTTGCTGACCTGGGATCGCAGGTCGACCCCTTCATGCAAAAAGAGGGTGTTTACGGGATCATCCCTTGCCATCAACCTGGCGGCGATGTTCGACACCCGTGGATTCGATTGCGCTCTTTCCATTACTCGGCACCTTCACGCGGTACAAGCCAGCATCGCGGCGAGAGCCCTTGGTGGCTTTGTCGTCGCCGTGCCCCTGTGCCGGGCCGAGGAGCCATCGGGACCTGCGGGCAACGTCCCGCTCTGTATCGAATCTGACGACATTTGGACACACACCAAATTCGTTCGATCCACCGATGCGGCCTTAGTCGTGAGTGGTATCAGCGAGAACGTCGTGCTGAGCCCGGTTCGTATCCGCGGTGACCAGGCACGGGTCAACACATTGAGCCTGAGCGCACGCACTAAGTCAATGCGCAAACTGGATCATCGAATCACACTGAGTGGCCCATCCGCAACCCGCTTTGCGTGCTTCGATGAAGGGGTATTTGATTCTCTAAAGCGTGGTGATCCCCTGCCAGAGGCTGAATGGGATAGCGCTGACGAGTGGCGCAAGCGGTTCGACAAGATGCTCAACCGACATCATCTTCGCTGA
- a CDS encoding cupin domain-containing protein — MVAHSGALAFEGLNLDVAGGKPSTGSDVLRAILEMASTALEQLRASTDRPTAVLGRIRGTGRGVSFGRLVDRLEAEHPLDLVSPFEGSDRVAGAVWALSEPYAAALAKLRWDARAIDLPMHVHEHSDRFIIVLEGRGYYHVAGQPLDGFDGSAVRTVPARERDVFVFTRGVVHTFSTDESPMVLLSCQLPHLPFDDPRQYTLPRVRWTAANHKDRQPTVGCDPAWTVLT, encoded by the coding sequence ATGGTTGCACACAGCGGTGCTCTGGCGTTCGAAGGGCTCAATCTGGACGTTGCCGGCGGAAAACCGTCCACCGGCTCAGACGTGCTGAGGGCCATCCTGGAGATGGCCAGCACGGCTCTTGAGCAACTCAGGGCTAGCACGGATCGTCCTACTGCCGTCCTCGGGCGCATCCGGGGCACGGGACGCGGGGTCTCCTTTGGGCGACTCGTCGATCGGCTGGAGGCGGAGCACCCCCTTGACCTCGTTTCACCGTTCGAGGGAAGCGATCGGGTTGCCGGGGCGGTCTGGGCACTGAGTGAGCCATACGCGGCCGCCCTGGCCAAGCTGCGCTGGGACGCCAGAGCGATCGATCTGCCGATGCATGTCCACGAGCACTCCGACCGCTTCATCATTGTACTGGAAGGCCGGGGCTACTACCACGTGGCGGGCCAGCCTCTCGATGGCTTCGACGGCTCGGCCGTTCGCACCGTGCCGGCCCGGGAGCGTGACGTCTTCGTCTTCACGCGCGGGGTGGTTCATACGTTCAGCACCGACGAATCACCGATGGTGCTGCTGTCATGCCAGTTGCCGCACCTGCCATTCGATGATCCGAGGCAGTACACGCTGCCCCGGGTTCGATGGACGGCCGCGAACCACAAAGATCGACAGCCCACGGTCGGGTGCGACCCGGCGTGGACAGTGCTGACATGA
- a CDS encoding type IV secretory system conjugative DNA transfer family protein produces MPSQPNQPPEYPLLHFIMAGVAFAGTYWLFENQTVNTQWFGVAALVTSFMGLVWLVRGFQALLAHAQLRRINREIKEPSTAHGSARWGTARDAKRAGMLGRGYFELGTIEGKRMAKNGEGASVVISPPGGGKTSRLVINQLTQEQYDEHGQPMSIVCLDPTAEIQCVASPFQRSLKRKQISLVSHAARLSDELGVEITDCGFNPYTILNDAGEETKDLAFQLAHTVQPDDPKASGSSKFFNTAAQRFHMFLNLYMTLRGNPSPAEARRLCMSSAEGWDLIFAEAMVSDAFGGTLRELAVRLNDTRASENEWSGMVNTAIQSLECFDDFGPIGRSVSVQGGFDFATLKTGAAKTVYVTLPAEYASSHGVWLNLVLTAAIEQMSRIRTNRKVLLLLDEFASTGLAMPSIFKCVALGRKLGLVPIIYLQSYEQLRAIYGDSRARELLAMCEMVVGLGVRDRETCKMLADLAGSKTAHQTSHSVRPDGFGNRSGPDYSTSTSQHGQRLILPEQVRELPENKALVFYKNSPPFKVMTTPYFRNPRLRRRAAPNPYYRKPSKGG; encoded by the coding sequence ATGCCGTCCCAGCCGAACCAACCACCCGAGTACCCGCTGCTCCACTTCATCATGGCCGGCGTCGCCTTTGCGGGCACCTACTGGCTGTTCGAGAACCAGACCGTGAACACGCAGTGGTTCGGGGTCGCCGCCCTGGTCACCAGCTTCATGGGCCTGGTCTGGCTGGTGCGAGGGTTCCAGGCCTTGCTTGCGCACGCGCAGCTGCGGCGGATCAACCGGGAGATCAAGGAGCCCAGCACGGCCCACGGTTCCGCCCGTTGGGGCACCGCACGTGATGCGAAGCGGGCCGGCATGCTCGGCCGCGGCTACTTCGAGCTCGGCACGATCGAGGGCAAGCGGATGGCAAAAAACGGGGAAGGGGCCAGCGTGGTCATCTCACCACCGGGGGGCGGAAAGACGAGCAGGTTGGTGATCAACCAACTGACCCAAGAGCAGTACGACGAACACGGCCAGCCGATGTCGATCGTGTGCCTTGACCCAACCGCAGAAATTCAGTGCGTGGCTTCGCCATTCCAACGTTCATTGAAACGCAAACAGATCTCGCTCGTTTCGCACGCCGCGCGGCTGAGCGACGAGCTGGGTGTCGAGATCACCGACTGCGGCTTCAACCCCTACACGATCCTGAACGACGCCGGCGAGGAGACCAAGGACCTGGCGTTCCAGCTCGCCCACACGGTGCAACCCGACGACCCGAAGGCCTCGGGCTCGTCGAAATTCTTCAACACGGCCGCCCAGCGGTTCCACATGTTCCTGAACCTGTACATGACTCTGCGAGGAAACCCCAGCCCGGCCGAGGCGCGGCGGCTGTGCATGAGCTCGGCCGAGGGGTGGGACCTCATCTTCGCCGAGGCGATGGTGAGCGACGCGTTTGGTGGCACGCTGCGGGAGCTGGCCGTGCGGCTGAACGACACACGGGCCTCCGAGAACGAGTGGTCCGGCATGGTTAACACCGCGATCCAGAGCCTGGAGTGCTTCGACGATTTTGGGCCGATCGGTCGCTCGGTGTCGGTCCAGGGTGGCTTCGACTTCGCCACGCTCAAGACCGGAGCCGCGAAGACCGTGTACGTCACGCTGCCGGCCGAGTACGCCTCGAGCCACGGCGTGTGGCTGAACCTCGTCCTGACGGCCGCCATCGAGCAGATGTCGCGCATTCGTACGAACCGCAAGGTGTTGCTGCTACTTGACGAATTCGCCAGCACGGGCCTGGCCATGCCATCCATTTTTAAATGTGTCGCGCTCGGCCGGAAGCTCGGCCTGGTGCCCATCATCTATCTGCAATCGTACGAGCAGCTGCGAGCAATCTACGGCGACTCACGCGCGCGGGAGCTGCTCGCCATGTGCGAGATGGTCGTTGGTCTCGGCGTTCGCGACCGTGAGACCTGCAAGATGCTCGCCGACCTGGCCGGCAGCAAGACGGCCCACCAAACGTCGCACAGCGTTCGGCCCGACGGCTTCGGCAACCGCTCGGGCCCAGACTACTCGACCTCGACCAGCCAACACGGCCAGCGGCTGATCCTGCCCGAGCAGGTCCGCGAGCTGCCCGAGAACAAGGCCCTGGTCTTCTACAAGAACAGCCCGCCGTTCAAGGTCATGACCACGCCGTACTTCCGCAACCCCAGGCTCCGCCGCCGGGCGGCACCCAACCCGTATTACCGCAAGCCGTCGAAAGGAGGCTGA
- a CDS encoding helix-turn-helix domain-containing protein, whose translation MGTRPHHTLAYRKLCRRLGELRREADLTMRGLAEILKRPHSYVYKVEHGERRIDPVEFVQWCHACGADPADEIADIKP comes from the coding sequence ATGGGGACAAGGCCGCACCACACTCTGGCGTACCGAAAGCTTTGCCGTCGGCTGGGCGAGCTGCGCCGGGAGGCCGATCTGACCATGCGGGGGCTGGCCGAGATCCTGAAGCGGCCGCACTCGTACGTCTACAAGGTGGAGCACGGCGAGCGCCGGATCGACCCGGTGGAGTTCGTCCAGTGGTGCCACGCCTGTGGGGCCGACCCGGCGGACGAGATCGCGGACATCAAGCCGTAA
- a CDS encoding VWA domain-containing protein: MSRRRASSSTPLGLVVNGDVWALLALLFMSLFTSMVPLVTLSSTADAEELEAELATTLASLQSAIGVASDAEDARQAAVSEAEAWQGKAQQASELAKQQRDRAEQAKALARREEKRADVAEALASSESSRADRAENELATKSVDVVFLIDTSQSQAARIAQLVDRVRTLSETLGPLTTLRVGVIAYRMDQRVFRLIQIRPTSVDQGKSLNQLAAFLGAIDTKSSATDLAAAVEAGIAMLDSSSNQLASKRLVTLTDVGPFEAGDRSAAAASRVQAHLAEWVKSDDRNGTVHIFTGTHGRDRAFFQGVSRQGGSRATFSENPSDMLEPLLRGITSR; the protein is encoded by the coding sequence ATGAGCCGCCGTCGTGCTTCATCCTCGACGCCGCTCGGGCTCGTCGTCAACGGCGACGTGTGGGCCCTACTGGCCCTGTTGTTCATGTCCCTCTTCACGAGCATGGTGCCCCTAGTGACGCTGAGCAGCACGGCCGATGCAGAGGAGCTCGAAGCCGAGTTGGCGACGACACTGGCATCACTCCAGTCGGCCATCGGCGTCGCGAGCGATGCCGAGGATGCGCGGCAGGCGGCGGTGTCGGAGGCAGAGGCGTGGCAGGGCAAGGCCCAGCAGGCATCAGAGTTGGCCAAGCAGCAGAGGGACAGAGCCGAGCAGGCCAAAGCCCTCGCGCGGCGTGAAGAAAAACGGGCTGACGTCGCCGAAGCGCTCGCCTCTTCGGAGTCGTCGCGGGCGGATCGTGCCGAGAACGAACTGGCGACCAAGAGCGTGGATGTGGTGTTTCTGATCGACACGAGCCAGTCTCAGGCTGCACGTATCGCCCAGCTTGTCGATCGGGTACGGACGCTCTCAGAGACGCTCGGGCCGCTGACAACGCTTCGTGTGGGTGTGATCGCCTACCGGATGGACCAGCGCGTCTTCCGACTAATCCAGATCCGTCCGACGAGCGTCGATCAGGGCAAGAGCCTCAATCAGCTGGCGGCGTTCCTCGGGGCGATCGACACCAAGTCGAGCGCGACCGACCTCGCGGCCGCCGTCGAGGCTGGCATCGCGATGCTGGATTCTTCGTCCAACCAACTAGCTTCGAAGCGGCTGGTCACGCTCACTGATGTAGGCCCATTCGAGGCGGGTGATCGATCGGCCGCGGCCGCAAGCCGGGTGCAGGCTCATCTGGCCGAGTGGGTGAAGAGCGATGACCGAAACGGCACCGTGCACATCTTCACGGGTACGCATGGTCGCGACCGAGCGTTCTTCCAGGGCGTCTCACGTCAAGGCGGTAGCAGGGCAACGTTCTCGGAAAACCCATCGGACATGCTCGAGCCATTGCTCCGGGGGATCACCAGTCGATAG